In Solanum pennellii chromosome 7, SPENNV200, the following are encoded in one genomic region:
- the LOC107025671 gene encoding thermospermine synthase ACAULIS5-like, translated as MEQTIENEIADSNAKNVEWFEESLGVDLKWSLAINSVLYKATTKFQDVTLLDTKHFGKVLVIDGKMQSAEKDEFIYHESLIHPALLLHDNPRRVFIMGGGEGSAAREALKHDNILKVVISDIDQELVNICRKHLVANQEAFADSRLHVIINDAKVELEKSDEYNKYDVIVGDLSDPKEGGPCNHLYLKSFYQHIIKPKLNHNGIFVTQAGFAGVLSHQDFFSSVYNTAKQVFNHVIAYTAHVPSLADTRGWVLASDQPLKLDAEVINNRIKERIRGSELQFIDAAFMLAFTIMNKTLHTTLMNETNVLTEENDKSLHGN; from the exons atggAGCAAACAATTGAGAATGAAATTGCTGACTCAAATGCAAAGAATGTAGAGTGGTTTGAAGAGTCTCTTGGAGTAGATCTCAAATGGTCTTTAGCCATAAACAG TGTCTTGTACAAAGCAACTACCAAGTTTCAAGATGTGACACTTTTAGACACAAAGCACTTTGGAAAG gtTTTGGTGATAGATGGAAAAATGCAGAGTGCTGAAAAAGATGAGTTTATATACCATGAAAGCTTGATTCATCCTGCTCTCTTGCTTCACGACAA TCCAAGAAGAGTGTTTATCATGGGGGGAGGAGAAGGGTCAGCTGCAAGAGAGGCTCTTAAACATGACAACATTCTCAAAGTTGTCATCTCTGATATTGATCAA GAACTTGTGAATATTTGCCGTAAACACCTTGTGGCAAATCAAGAAGCTTTTGCTGATAGTAGGCTTCATGTCATCATCAATGATGCCAA GGTGGAACTGGAGAAGAGTGATGAGTATAATAAGTATGATGTGATAGTTGGAGACTTATCTGATCCAAAGGAAGGAGGGCCTTGCAATCATCTTTACCTTAAATCTTTTTACCAACATATTATTAAGCCCAAACTTAATCACAATGGAATCTTTGTCACTCAG GCTGGTTTTGCTGGAGTTCTCTCACATCAAGACTTTTTCTCATCAGTTTACAATACTGCTAAACAAGTCTTCAACC ATGTTATAGCTTACACCGCTCATGTTCCATCTTTGGCTGATACACGTGGATGGGTTTTG GCTTCAGATCAACCATTGAAACTAGATGCTGAGGTGATTAACAACAGGATTAAAGAGAGGATTAGAGGATCAGAGTTGCAATTTATTGATGCTGCTTTCATGCTTGCTTTTAccattatgaacaagactcttcATACAAC GCTCATGAATGAGACTAATGTTTTAActgaagagaatgacaagtccCTCCATGGCAATTGA